The Impatiens glandulifera chromosome 8, dImpGla2.1, whole genome shotgun sequence genome includes a window with the following:
- the LOC124911271 gene encoding josephin-like protein — MEGIERREIYHERQRLQFCLLHSLNNLFQDKNAFTREELNAIAERLVLNDPNTFSISGSWKTPLSVILKPHYNPLTGNYDINVLITALEGMGKSVVWHDRRNKAASIDLDDPEGRLMGIVVNIAVRKFGGLWKSRHWFAIKKIDGFWYNLDSDLSMPLMFRDIVEVREFLDAMIAAGSEVLLIVN, encoded by the coding sequence ATGGAAGGGATTGAAAGAAGGGAAATCTATCACGAAAGACAGAGATTGCAGTTCTGCTTGTTACATTCCCTTAACAATCTATTCCAAGACAAAAATGCATTCACTAGAGAAGAACTGAATGCTATTGCTGAGAGGCTGGTCCTCAATGATCCAAACACATTTTCAATATCAGGAAGTTGGAAAACGCCACTTTCAGTCATTTTGAAGCCTCATTACAATCCTTTAACTGGGAATTATGACATAAATGTTCTAATTACAGCATTGGAAGGTATGGGGAAAAGTGTAGTCTGGCATGATAGAAGGAACAAAGCAGCTTCAATTGATCTTGATGACCCAGAAGGCAGATTAATGGGTATTGTGGTTAATATTGCTGTCAGGAAATTTGGTGGGCTTTGGAAAAGTAGACATTGGTTTGCAATAAAAAAGATTGATGGGTTTTGGTATAATCTTGATAGTGATCTTTCTATGCCGCTTATGTTTAGGGATATTGTAGAAGTAAGGGAGTTCTTGGATGCCATGATTGCTGCTGGATCAGAAGTTCTGCTCATTGTCAACTGA
- the LOC124911272 gene encoding N-acetylglucosaminyl-phosphatidylinositol de-N-acetylase-like — MAWLMFLGSIFVLWVASLLKIIHVTYTGSKSGFLKSDDHRNVLLVIAHPDDESMFFTPTINYLISLGHNLHILCLSNGNADGLGDTRNRELYQACAVLKIPLNQVKVLDHPDLQDGFGNVWNRDLVAKVIKEDVVSHAIDLIITFDNYGVSGHCNHRDLNHGIRRFLNDTSVEAWELVSTNMLRKYSGPFDIWLSHLSARGETHCLLNEKPFKTYLAMAQHSSQWLWFRKLFVFFSSYSYVNVLKKINN, encoded by the exons ATGGCATGGCTCATGTTCTTGGGTTCCATATTTGTACTATGGGTGGCATCTTTATTGAAGATTATACATGTGACATATACTGGTTCGAAGTCTGGATTCTTGAAAAGTGATG ATCACAGGAATGTCTTGTTGGTTATTGCTCATCCTGATGATGAATCCAT GTTTTTCACCCCAACaatcaattatttgatttcactGGGTCATAATCTTCATATATTATGCTTGTCTAATG GTAATGCGGATGGCTTGGGAGATACTAGGAACAGAGAATTGTATCAAGCTTGTGCTGTCCTCAAG ATTCCATTAAACCAAGTGAAGGTGTTGGATCATCCAGATTTGCAG GATGGTTTTGGAAATGTTTGGAATAGGGATTTGGTGGCAAAAGTAATTAAAGAGGATGTTGTAAGTCATGCCATAGACTTG ATTATTACTTTTGATAATTATGGTGTCTCTGGTCATTGTAATCACAGGGACCTGAACCATGGTATCAG ACGGTTTTTGAATGATACAAGTGTTGAAGCTTGGGAACTG GTGAGCACAAACATGCTACGCAAATATAGTGGACCATTTGACATCTGGTTATCTCATTTGAGTGCCCGAGGAGAAACACATTGCTTGTTGAATGAAAAACCATTTAAAACTTATCTCGCAATGGCACAACATTCAAGCCAGTGGCTTTG GTTTAGGAAGCTTTTTGTATTCTTTTCAAGTTATAGCTATGTCAATGTGCTGAAGAAGATCAACAACTGA
- the LOC124911270 gene encoding ganglioside-induced differentiation-associated-protein 2 → MGSSSTEDFSVLVLASDLGIDGRSFLSPSEREAADDNWHDCSSDLVSNEDFSDLEALQFFRLERGCDKSGNRILRIVGKFFPAPVISSDRLKKYVFSKILTEVQEGPFCILYMHSTVQKEDNNPGLTILRWIYEELPSDVKDRLQVVYFLHPGLRSRLAFATLGRFFLSGSLYWKIKYVSRLQYLWDDIKKAEIEIPEIVKKHDDILEHRPLTDYGIEPYTLHLTEIPSANRVFGTYDESWTSTGRNFY, encoded by the exons ATGGGAAGTTCATCAACGGAAGATTTCTCAGTGTTGGTCTTGGCCTCCGATCTTGGAATTGACGGTCGATCCTTCTTGTCTCCTTCAGAAAGAGAAGCCGCCGACGATAACTGGCACGATTGTTCCTCCGATCTTGTTTCCAATGAAGATTTCTCCGATCTTGAAGCCTTGCAGTTCTTTCGCCTTGAACGAGGTTGCGATAAATCCGGAAATCGAATCCTCCGCATCGTCGGAAAGTTCTTTCCCG CTCCTGTGATAAGTAGTGACCGGTTGAAGAAGTATGTTTTCAGTAAAATCTTAACTGAGGTTCAAGAAGGTCCATTTTGTATCCTGTATATGCACTCTACTGTGCAAAAGGAAGATAACAATCCTGGGTTGACAATCTTAAGATGGATCTATGAAGAGCTTCCATCAGATGTCAAGGATAGGCTTCAAGTTGTGTATTTTCTTCATCCTGGACTTCGTTCGAGACTGGCTTTTGCCACACTTGGCAGATTCTTTCTAAGCGGAAG CTTATATTGGAAAATAAAGTATGTGAGCAGACTGCAGTATCTATGGGACGACATAAAGAAGGCAGAAATAGAAATACCAGAAATTGTGAAAAAACACGATGATATCCTTGAACATAGACCACTTACTGATTATGGGATCGAACCTTACACTCTTCACTTAACCGAGATCCCTTCAGCGAATCGTGTATTTGGAACGTACGATGAGAGTTGGACTTCTACAGGCCGTAATTTTTATTAG